In Malus sylvestris chromosome 15, drMalSylv7.2, whole genome shotgun sequence, a single genomic region encodes these proteins:
- the LOC126603344 gene encoding probable ADP-ribosylation factor GTPase-activating protein AGD14, whose translation MASRKEEEKNERIIRGLLKLPENRRCINCNSLGPQYVCTNFWTFVCTNCSGIHREFTHRVKSVSMAKFTSQEVNALQEGGNQRAKEIYHKELDPQRNSFPDSSNVERLRAFIKHVYVDRRYTGERNLDKPPKGKMGEKEDSYDNRRVDSYQGGSRSPPYDDKYDRRFSDRSSPGGRSYDGQRSPGYDQESRQSGDYRRSPGRPEIVNDWRREDRFGNGSRSDDRRISDGDSKVEGKSPERPRDLNSSSPPIVRPVREILGENTIPLRIIEPPKANSARATDSFVHTQRNVSSSSLASSNGNPVEVKPETSGSLIDFDADIEPTPAAAVPQAQQPTVAQSFPQPANSTNDNNWASFDVAPAVTVPQAPANVNSLESLLSQLSVSAPVPSYTSGTAGNIGAPTVAPVSSLSTFPPVGAPVPAPGSQAFPVNGGNFHVKDAASGQWPTMQQHQPSLYPVAGIQPAAQQYMPSVDGTSTIASQSSAGDAKSTGRRELPADIFAMNYSSFPAPVPGWQTGPRGMGFPMPYNTAVPMPNYQQSSKSANPFDVNREPQIQASAFPSLQAPLPNAQPLSPSGLMRMSNLGAPSSAWIPLQSSPYSSAVPPQAPQYASQVPLQAPQYASQVPPQRPQFASQVPPQPPQFASQMPPRAYMVQQVPSSIPPSGYQWAGGFGTDGASFGSLNMDQQLAGRFSAPATPNPFSSMGGNPFG comes from the exons ATGGCGAGTcgaaaggaggaagagaaaaatGAACGAATTATTCGCGGCCTTCTTAAACTTCCGGAGAATCGCAGATGCATCAACTGCAACAGTCTG GGGCCACAGTATGTTTGCACAAATTTCTGGACATTTGTTTGCACGAACTGCAGTGGAATACA CCGTGAGTTCACACACCGTGTAAAATCAGTATCGATGGCCAAATTTACTTCACAAGAAGTTAATGCCCTTCAAGAAGGGGGAAATCAG CGTGCAAAGGAAATTTATCATAAAGAATTGGACCCGCAACGTAATTCCTTTCCTGACAGCAG TAATGTTGAGAGACTTCGAGCCTTTATTAAGCATGTATACGTGGATAGAAGATATACTGGTGAGAGAAACTTGGACAAGCCTCCAAAGGGGAAAATG GGTGAGAAAGAAGATTCCTATGACAACAGAAGAGTGGATTCATATCAGGGTGGCTCTCGAAGCCCGCCATATGATGATAAATATGACCGTCGTTTCAGTGATAGGTCTAGTCCTGGTGGAAGAAGTTATGATGGGCAAAGAAGTCCGGGATATGATCAAGAAAGTCGGCAGTCTGGTGATTATAGGAGAAGTCCTGGTCGACcagaaattgtgaatgattGGCGTCGAGAAGATAGATTTGGAAATGGGAGTCGAAGTGATGATcgtagaatatctgatggagaTTCTAAAGTGGAAGGAAAATCACCTGAACGACCAAGAGATCTAAATTCGTCCAGTCCCCCTATTGTACGGCCTGTTAGAGAGATTTTGGGGGAGAACACAATACCTCTCCGTATAATTGAACCTCCAAAAGCTAACAGTGCTAGAGCTACTGATAGCTTTGTGCATACACAG AGAAATGTGTCGTCCAGCAGCTTGGCCTCCTCTAATGGGAACCCAGTGGAAGTGAAGCCGGAGACTTCTGgaagtttaattgattttgaTGCTGATATTGAACCTACTCCAGCTGCTGCAGTTCCTCAAGCGCAACAACCTACTGTAGCTCAATCCTTCCCACAGCCAGCAAATTCAACCAATGACAACAATTGGGCCTCTTTTGATGTTGCTCCAGCAGTGACAGTACCTCAAGCTCCTGCGAATGTGAATTCATTAGAATCTCTACTATCACAATTATCAGTTTCAGCACCTGTCCCTAGTTATACTTCTGGGACTGCTGGTAATATTGGTGCTCCCACAGTTGCACCAGTAAGCAGCTTGTCAACATTTCCCCCTGTTGGTGCTCCGGTTCCTGCCCCCGGATCTCAAGCATTCCCAGTAAATGGTGGTAATTTCCATGTTAAAGATGCTGCTTCTGGCCAATGGCCTACCATGCAGCAACATCAACCTTCATTATACCCTGTTGCTGGTATTCAACCTGCTGCACAACAATACATGCCTTCCGTCGATGGAACTTCGACTATTGCATCACAATCGTCAGCTGGGGATGCAAAATCTACTGGAAGAAGAGAACTTCCTGCG GATATTTTTGCAATGAACTATTCATCCTTTCCTGCACCAGTTCCTGGATGGCAAACTGGTCCTCGTGGTATGGGGTTTCCTATGCCATATAACACTGCAGTG CCCATGCCCAATTATCAGCAGTCTTCAAAGTCAGCAAACCCATTTGATGTAAACCGTGAACCTCAAATACAAGCCTCAGCG tttccttccttgcaagctcCCCTACCAAATGCCCAGCCTTTATCCCCGTCGGGTTTAATGCGCATGTCCAACCTTGGTGCTCCCTCGTCAGCATGGATACCCCTCCAATCATCACCATATTCATCAGCGGTGCCTCCCCAAGCACCACAATATGCATCACAAGTGCCTCTCCAAGCACCACAGTATGCATCACAAGTGCCTCCACAGCGACCACAATTTGCATCACAAGTGCCTCCACAGCCACCACAATTTGCATCACAGATGCCACCAA GGGCCTACATGGTGCAACAAGTTCCGAGTAGCATCCCACCTTCCGG GTATCAATGGGCAGGAGGCTTTGGCACCGATGGGGCTTCTTTTGGTTCATTAAATATGGATCAACAGCTGGCAGGTAGATTCTCAGCGCCCGCTACCCCAAATCCTTTCTCTTCAATGGGGGGAAATCCATTTGGGTAG